In Synergistaceae bacterium, a single genomic region encodes these proteins:
- a CDS encoding adenylyl-sulfate reductase subunit alpha — MRKKLSLKILSTDFLCIGGGAAGCYAALTFCGQSDGSVIVVEKANIRRSGCLAAGVNALNAYIVPGKTPEDYVAYARADAEGIAREDLLLTMAERLNKTVARVEKLGLTILKDEHGAYATRGNRNIKINGENIKLLLAAAVEREPRITVLNRVNAIDYIIQNGRAVGVFAASAEKEVLYAIYARAVLCATGGAAGLYKPNNPGFSRHKMWYPPFNTGAGYAMGIRAGAEMTTFEMRFVALRCKDTLAPTGTLAQGVGAKQVNALGEEYERRYGFTTALRVYGATRENLEGRGPCCLRTAGITPEQDEDLWRAYLNMAPIQTLKWIESDMPPSARNVEVVGSEPYIVGGHTASGYWVDASRETMIQGLFAAGDVAGGCPQKYVTGAFAEGEIAAESALKYMADEAPQPDLVKIEDFQSRLEKILNRPSADRADRAYKIDKADKINGSESFSPSADDLEAEMQDAMDRYAGGIGSGYAFSEASLRVAAQKINEIEAQTQSLLVPDMRSLLERFELTDRLTVCRSVLAHLAARKETRWRGFAENLDYPDKSDEGLKFVNSRLENGELKVFTREIGRGEKAGGVA; from the coding sequence ATGAGGAAGAAATTATCTTTGAAAATATTGTCCACCGACTTTCTCTGTATCGGCGGTGGCGCGGCAGGGTGTTACGCCGCGCTGACTTTCTGTGGGCAGTCCGATGGTTCGGTGATCGTTGTCGAAAAAGCGAACATTCGGCGCAGCGGATGTCTGGCTGCTGGGGTCAACGCCCTCAACGCCTACATCGTTCCCGGTAAAACGCCGGAGGATTACGTCGCTTACGCCCGCGCTGACGCGGAAGGCATCGCGCGGGAAGACCTGCTTCTGACGATGGCGGAGAGGCTGAACAAAACCGTGGCCCGCGTGGAAAAGCTGGGATTGACCATCCTGAAGGACGAACACGGCGCCTACGCCACACGCGGCAATCGAAACATCAAAATCAACGGAGAGAATATCAAACTGCTTCTGGCTGCTGCTGTGGAGCGCGAACCCCGGATCACCGTTCTAAACCGTGTAAACGCCATCGACTACATCATTCAAAATGGGCGCGCTGTGGGGGTTTTCGCGGCGTCCGCGGAAAAAGAAGTTTTGTACGCGATCTACGCCCGCGCCGTGCTCTGCGCCACCGGGGGCGCGGCTGGGCTGTACAAGCCCAACAACCCTGGCTTTTCCCGGCACAAGATGTGGTACCCGCCTTTCAACACTGGCGCTGGGTACGCGATGGGTATTCGCGCTGGGGCGGAGATGACCACCTTCGAGATGCGCTTTGTCGCTCTGCGATGCAAGGATACGCTGGCCCCGACCGGCACGCTGGCGCAAGGAGTGGGCGCAAAGCAAGTCAACGCCTTAGGCGAGGAGTACGAGCGAAGATATGGTTTCACGACCGCGTTACGAGTATACGGCGCGACGCGCGAAAACTTGGAAGGACGCGGGCCTTGTTGTTTGCGCACCGCGGGAATCACCCCGGAACAAGACGAAGATTTGTGGCGTGCCTACCTCAACATGGCGCCGATCCAAACGCTGAAATGGATCGAGAGCGATATGCCGCCGAGCGCGCGCAATGTGGAAGTCGTCGGCAGTGAACCCTACATCGTCGGCGGGCACACCGCCAGTGGATATTGGGTGGATGCCAGCCGCGAAACCATGATTCAAGGGCTTTTCGCGGCCGGTGACGTGGCTGGCGGCTGTCCGCAAAAGTATGTTACGGGCGCGTTCGCCGAGGGGGAAATCGCCGCGGAGTCCGCGCTGAAATACATGGCGGATGAAGCGCCGCAACCCGATCTTGTGAAAATCGAGGATTTTCAGTCTCGTTTGGAAAAAATCCTGAACAGACCGAGCGCCGATAGAGCCGATAGAGCCTATAAAATCGATAAAGCCGATAAAATCAATGGCTCGGAAAGTTTTTCGCCGTCCGCGGACGACCTGGAGGCGGAAATGCAGGACGCCATGGATCGATACGCCGGAGGAATCGGATCGGGTTATGCCTTTTCGGAGGCGAGTCTTCGGGTTGCGGCGCAAAAAATCAACGAGATCGAGGCGCAGACTCAATCGCTTCTCGTTCCCGATATGCGGTCGCTGTTAGAAAGGTTCGAGCTGACGGATCGGCTGACGGTGTGCCGATCGGTTCTCGCTCATTTGGCCGCGAGGAAGGAAACCCGCTGGCGCGGCTTCGCGGAGAACCTGGACTACCCCGATAAAAGCGATGAAGGGTTGAAATTCGTCAACTCCAGATTAGAAAACGGCGAGCTGAAAGTCTTCACCCGCGAAATCGGTCGCGGAGAAAAGGCGGGAGGTGTCGCGTGA
- the cysW gene encoding sulfate ABC transporter permease subunit CysW gives MDAEQKFVKKALIFAGMAFIVVMLVVPLVTVLVYSLREGYAVFSEAITDNYAIKALNLTLFVTVITVVVNTFFGVAASWAITKFRFRGKQFLTTLIDIPFSISPVIAGLVFILVFGRIGWAYPLLEAHGVKIVFAVPGIVLATLFVTFPFVSRELIPLMQSQSSDEEEAAALMGAKWLHIFRKITFPHIKWGLLYGVILCTARAMGEFGAVSVVSGHLRGKTNTLPLHVEILFNEFHLTAAFAVSSLLVVIAVIILILRNIVEYKVKKGDSL, from the coding sequence ATGGACGCGGAGCAAAAATTTGTCAAGAAAGCGCTGATTTTCGCGGGAATGGCTTTCATCGTCGTCATGCTGGTCGTTCCGCTCGTCACGGTGCTGGTGTACTCCCTGCGAGAGGGATATGCCGTTTTTTCCGAGGCAATTACGGACAACTACGCGATCAAAGCCTTAAACCTCACTTTATTCGTCACGGTCATTACGGTCGTCGTCAACACGTTTTTCGGAGTGGCCGCTTCTTGGGCGATCACCAAATTCCGGTTCAGAGGCAAACAATTTCTGACCACACTCATCGATATCCCCTTTTCCATTTCACCGGTCATCGCGGGCCTGGTGTTCATTCTGGTCTTTGGTCGGATCGGTTGGGCCTATCCTTTGCTGGAAGCGCACGGCGTCAAAATCGTCTTTGCCGTACCGGGTATCGTACTCGCAACCCTGTTCGTCACATTTCCTTTTGTGTCAAGGGAACTCATTCCCCTCATGCAGTCCCAGAGCAGCGACGAAGAAGAAGCCGCGGCGCTAATGGGGGCGAAATGGCTCCATATTTTTCGCAAAATCACCTTTCCACACATCAAGTGGGGATTGCTCTATGGAGTGATTTTATGCACAGCCAGAGCGATGGGGGAATTCGGCGCCGTATCCGTCGTGTCCGGGCATCTGCGCGGAAAGACCAACACTCTGCCTTTACACGTGGAAATTCTGTTCAATGAATTCCATTTGACCGCCGCTTTTGCCGTTTCTTCCCTCCTGGTCGTCATAGCCGTGATTATCTTGATCCTGCGGAACATCGTCGAATACAAAGTGAAAAAAGGGGACTCGCTTTAA
- a CDS encoding ATP-binding protein: MRELEIEAEVQNLDTVLEFIVDAISGLPGKVRNKILLAAEEIFVNIAQYAYTSDTGKVVVRVASSGDTTIEFEDSGVPYDPLQKADPDITLSAEEREIGGLGIFMAKSLMDSISYRRDKNKNILTIIKEIGSTKA; this comes from the coding sequence ATGAGAGAACTGGAAATAGAGGCGGAGGTGCAGAATCTCGACACGGTGCTCGAATTTATCGTCGACGCGATATCTGGTTTGCCGGGAAAAGTACGGAATAAAATATTGTTAGCTGCTGAGGAAATTTTCGTCAATATAGCCCAATATGCCTACACATCAGACACTGGCAAAGTGGTCGTGCGTGTCGCCAGCAGTGGCGACACGACAATTGAGTTTGAGGATAGCGGCGTTCCTTATGACCCCTTACAAAAAGCCGACCCTGACATCACGCTCTCCGCCGAGGAACGTGAGATTGGAGGACTTGGTATTTTTATGGCAAAATCTCTTATGGATAGCATCTCTTATCGCCGTGATAAAAATAAGAATATTCTCACCATAATAAAGGAAATAGGCAGCACGAAAGCATGA
- a CDS encoding SpoIIE family protein phosphatase, protein MKKSGLALKWRGKLQLKFLSGLFVMALVLITVLSVVIARNYRRSMEAYYANVVFNEAKIAAETIDGNKIAEYASTLTKDDYYEQVRQTLQKVKRIVGLKYFYVVIPYEDQMFYVWDAGDKGEAGVCDLGDRDDYYGGGQEIMRGVFLNREKEEHILITNNDEYGYLASAYVTIRDSRGNPVALSSVDISMDMINARINKLIATIVLIIASVLSLFIIGYFFVIRLTVLKPIDTLGKAAKTIVREQMDDLATFSVNIKTGDELESLADAFTRMARELHVYILNLSMVTAEKERIGAELSVAANIQANMLPRVFPPFPNRREIDIYASMRPAKEVGGDFYDFFFVNDSVLAIVIADVSGKGVPAALFMVVARTLIKSYAQSGKLLSEVFANVNNALCENNETSMFVTTFMGFLDLNTGDLAYVNAGHNPPLLSQSGEFEYMKLKSGLALAAMEDVRYREGFVTLDKSDVLFLYTDGVTEATDRQGELFGETRLKKKLRALTGSSVKDLVSAVNAEIDAFTDGAEQSDDITLLAIEWRADDEKPTTQGKRVSQ, encoded by the coding sequence ATGAAAAAATCTGGTCTGGCGCTGAAATGGCGCGGGAAACTCCAACTGAAATTCCTTTCAGGGTTATTCGTCATGGCGCTCGTGCTCATCACGGTCTTGAGCGTCGTCATCGCCCGTAACTACCGTAGAAGCATGGAAGCTTACTACGCGAACGTCGTGTTTAACGAAGCGAAGATAGCCGCCGAAACCATCGATGGAAATAAAATCGCGGAATACGCCTCCACATTGACCAAGGACGATTATTACGAACAGGTGCGGCAAACGCTCCAGAAAGTGAAGCGTATCGTCGGGCTCAAATACTTTTATGTCGTGATTCCCTATGAAGACCAGATGTTTTATGTCTGGGACGCTGGAGACAAAGGCGAAGCAGGCGTTTGTGACCTCGGCGACCGCGACGATTATTACGGCGGCGGGCAAGAAATTATGCGCGGCGTGTTTCTGAATCGGGAGAAGGAGGAACATATTTTAATCACCAATAACGACGAGTATGGTTATCTCGCGTCGGCATACGTCACCATTCGGGACTCGCGCGGCAACCCTGTCGCGCTATCCAGTGTCGACATATCCATGGATATGATCAACGCGCGGATAAACAAACTTATCGCCACGATCGTTCTGATTATCGCGAGTGTTTTGTCGTTGTTCATCATCGGGTATTTCTTCGTCATCCGTCTCACGGTGTTGAAACCGATCGACACACTGGGCAAAGCCGCAAAAACCATTGTGCGCGAACAAATGGACGATCTTGCCACGTTTTCCGTGAACATCAAGACGGGCGACGAGCTGGAATCCCTCGCGGACGCGTTTACCCGCATGGCGCGCGAACTTCACGTCTATATTCTGAACTTGAGCATGGTCACCGCCGAAAAGGAGCGTATTGGAGCGGAACTATCAGTAGCGGCGAATATCCAAGCCAATATGCTTCCACGCGTCTTTCCTCCCTTCCCCAACCGCCGCGAGATCGACATCTATGCTTCCATGCGCCCGGCGAAAGAGGTAGGCGGCGACTTCTACGACTTCTTTTTCGTCAACGACAGCGTTTTAGCCATCGTGATCGCTGACGTTTCGGGCAAAGGAGTGCCGGCGGCGCTCTTTATGGTCGTAGCTAGGACGCTCATCAAGAGTTACGCGCAGTCCGGTAAATTGCTCAGCGAAGTTTTCGCGAACGTTAATAACGCGCTCTGCGAAAACAACGAGACTTCGATGTTCGTGACGACGTTTATGGGTTTTCTCGACCTTAATACGGGGGATTTGGCCTACGTTAACGCCGGGCACAATCCACCGCTCTTATCTCAGAGTGGCGAGTTCGAGTATATGAAGCTCAAGTCTGGGCTTGCTCTGGCGGCTATGGAGGACGTCAGGTATCGAGAAGGTTTTGTGACTCTGGACAAAAGCGACGTTCTCTTTCTTTACACCGACGGCGTGACCGAAGCCACTGATCGTCAAGGAGAATTATTTGGCGAAACGCGCCTGAAGAAAAAACTGAGAGCCCTCACCGGATCATCCGTGAAAGATCTGGTGTCCGCGGTGAACGCCGAAATTGACGCTTTCACGGACGGCGCGGAACAATCCGACGACATCACGCTACTCGCCATAGAGTGGCGGGCAGACGACGAAAAACCTACCACTCAGGGCAAACGCGTCAGTCAGTAA
- the cysT gene encoding sulfate ABC transporter permease subunit CysT, with protein MGKLMGKLRLARGNNVIPGFGLSIGITLAMLNFIVLIPLLSILLNLSGMSLGEFWKTITDRQLLAAYKLSFSCALVASVINVFFGILLAWILTRYEFTGRRILDGFIELPFALPTAVAGVSLTTLYSDKGWIGGLFDKIGVKISYTATGITIAMIFIGIPFVVRSIQPVLEKLDRQYEEAAMILGASRSRTFFKVVFPEIFPAALTGFGLAFARAVGEYGSVVFIAGNIPYRTQIVPLLIVSKLEQFNYAAATSVALVMIVFAFVVLFSINIIQARVSKRAGE; from the coding sequence ATGGGAAAATTGATGGGAAAATTGAGGCTGGCGCGGGGAAACAACGTCATTCCGGGATTTGGGTTGTCGATAGGCATCACCCTCGCCATGCTGAATTTCATCGTGTTGATTCCCCTGCTCTCGATTTTGCTGAATCTTTCCGGTATGTCGTTGGGCGAATTTTGGAAGACCATTACTGACAGGCAGCTTCTCGCGGCCTACAAGCTCAGTTTTTCCTGCGCTCTAGTCGCCTCTGTAATCAACGTTTTTTTTGGTATTTTATTGGCGTGGATTCTGACGAGGTATGAATTCACCGGCCGGCGTATTCTGGATGGATTTATCGAACTCCCTTTCGCGCTCCCCACGGCAGTCGCCGGCGTGTCGCTCACCACGTTGTATTCCGATAAAGGCTGGATCGGAGGGCTGTTCGACAAAATCGGCGTCAAGATATCCTACACCGCTACCGGTATCACGATAGCCATGATTTTCATAGGCATACCCTTTGTGGTCCGCTCCATCCAACCGGTCTTGGAGAAATTGGACAGACAGTACGAAGAGGCTGCTATGATTTTGGGTGCAAGTCGGTCCCGCACGTTTTTCAAGGTGGTTTTCCCGGAGATTTTCCCCGCCGCCCTCACCGGTTTCGGACTGGCTTTCGCTAGGGCCGTAGGAGAGTATGGCAGTGTGGTGTTCATTGCCGGGAATATTCCTTACCGGACGCAGATCGTGCCACTTTTGATCGTGAGCAAGCTGGAACAGTTCAACTACGCCGCCGCCACATCCGTAGCGCTGGTGATGATCGTCTTCGCCTTCGTGGTGTTGTTCTCGATCAACATCATCCAGGCTCGGGTCAGCAAGCGCGCCGGAGAATAA
- a CDS encoding polysaccharide biosynthesis C-terminal domain-containing protein — MTDRFTTNIFRKLWIPAIVSSIGWALSDIADAVVVGQRMGSVGLAAVSLILPVYMINCALVHGFGIGGSVRYSQLLSDGRVEDAISSFNRVTQTALGVSVLTAVLGNAFMEELLWALGTVPTDGVLYGATKSYLRILVTATPLFYLSNLLNYYLRNDDNGKLAGIGSVVGNILDITLNVLFVLALGMGTAGAALSTAIGQVVAILIYLPGLFGKKHVLQVKKTAFAPGYAFSAFGEGFSGSVQYLFSLVFIMFSNNYLIRAGNETSVAVFDMLQNAAYLILYLYEGTIRATQPIASTYHGEHWEEGERSALRLSFIYGGTAGLLMALVIAVFAPQTCALFGLWDAEAIGTGVFALRLFCVGSVFAGISLLSAGYFQSCGRDRESFVVATLRGCVVLLPMTVAFALWDADMFWWLFPVTEALSLPTWMLYAKLHGRTKEQFDSSRIYHGSVRGKNEEIVAASVQAEAFCEMWRAEAKQVFYVTMTIEELCLAIVQNGFRGLNVRECYIKITIVAETDGMFTLHIRDNARFFNPFALSTNKASEKGGFDMDAMGMSVVKQKAKDFFYRQYGGFNSLVVKI, encoded by the coding sequence ATGACCGACAGATTCACCACGAATATTTTCCGGAAACTGTGGATCCCGGCCATCGTATCTTCCATAGGCTGGGCGTTGTCCGATATCGCCGATGCTGTCGTGGTGGGCCAGCGTATGGGGTCCGTTGGGCTTGCCGCCGTTTCGCTGATTTTGCCCGTATATATGATCAACTGCGCGCTGGTTCACGGTTTTGGCATCGGCGGGTCCGTCCGCTATTCCCAACTCTTGAGCGACGGCAGGGTCGAAGACGCGATTTCAAGTTTCAACCGCGTTACGCAGACGGCGCTCGGCGTGAGCGTACTGACTGCTGTCTTGGGAAATGCCTTTATGGAAGAATTGCTTTGGGCTCTCGGCACAGTTCCAACCGACGGTGTATTGTACGGCGCGACAAAAAGCTATTTAAGGATACTCGTGACGGCGACACCACTTTTTTACCTGTCGAACCTGCTGAACTACTATCTGCGCAACGACGACAACGGGAAACTTGCTGGAATAGGCTCGGTCGTGGGGAACATACTGGATATCACCTTGAACGTGCTGTTCGTATTGGCGCTCGGGATGGGAACGGCGGGAGCGGCGCTTTCAACAGCTATAGGACAGGTTGTCGCCATCCTAATTTATTTGCCCGGACTTTTTGGAAAAAAGCATGTTCTTCAAGTAAAAAAAACTGCCTTTGCGCCCGGTTACGCCTTTTCCGCGTTCGGCGAGGGATTTTCCGGTTCGGTGCAATATCTCTTCTCGCTCGTCTTTATCATGTTCAGCAACAATTATCTGATCCGCGCGGGGAACGAAACATCTGTTGCCGTGTTCGATATGTTGCAAAACGCCGCGTACCTGATATTGTATCTTTACGAGGGAACGATCCGGGCCACGCAGCCTATCGCAAGCACTTATCACGGCGAACACTGGGAAGAGGGTGAGCGTTCGGCTCTGCGGTTATCGTTTATTTACGGGGGAACGGCTGGCCTTCTCATGGCCCTCGTTATCGCCGTCTTCGCGCCACAGACCTGCGCGCTGTTCGGGCTTTGGGACGCAGAAGCGATAGGCACCGGCGTTTTCGCTTTGAGATTGTTTTGCGTGGGGTCGGTCTTTGCGGGAATATCCCTTCTGTCGGCTGGATATTTTCAGTCTTGTGGTAGGGACCGCGAGAGTTTTGTCGTCGCGACGCTTCGCGGCTGCGTTGTGCTTTTGCCCATGACCGTAGCGTTCGCGCTTTGGGACGCAGATATGTTCTGGTGGTTATTTCCCGTGACGGAGGCCTTGTCTTTGCCGACATGGATGCTTTACGCCAAATTGCACGGTCGCACAAAAGAACAATTCGACTCTTCCCGAATTTACCATGGTTCCGTGCGCGGCAAAAACGAGGAAATCGTCGCGGCAAGCGTACAGGCAGAAGCGTTTTGCGAAATGTGGAGAGCGGAAGCAAAGCAAGTGTTCTACGTTACTATGACCATAGAGGAATTATGTCTCGCTATCGTGCAAAACGGTTTTCGCGGTCTAAACGTTCGCGAGTGTTATATAAAGATAACGATTGTGGCGGAAACAGACGGGATGTTCACGCTGCACATACGCGACAACGCCAGGTTTTTCAACCCGTTCGCTCTGAGCACGAACAAAGCGAGTGAGAAAGGCGGTTTCGACATGGACGCTATGGGTATGAGCGTCGTCAAACAGAAGGCGAAGGATTTCTTTTACAGGCAGTACGGCGGATTCAATTCCCTTGTGGTGAAAATATAG
- the hemC gene encoding hydroxymethylbilane synthase: protein MRCVKKTIRVGSRDSVLAVQQARLVMEALTHAYSELRVKLVTMKTSGDLNLRPFDQLVQREDGLGTNRFGVKGLFVKELEQALLDEKIDVAVHSLKDMPMEQDERLPICAFFERGDPRDALVSPLERKINENGDIGCSAARRRVQLARLMPGRVRPIRGNILTRLKKLDKGEYAFLVLAAVGLWRLGLESRISRIFAPEDMIPAAGQGCLACQGRQEDCEFIEAINDPNTESCARAERAFVASLGGGCALPVAAYARVSGTEMNLMGLYVNENQDLYRVGSLSGDRKDAVKLGETLASRLQKGEFFGR from the coding sequence GTGAGGTGCGTAAAGAAAACTATTCGCGTCGGCAGCCGCGATAGCGTGCTGGCCGTGCAACAGGCTCGCCTGGTCATGGAAGCTCTCACCCACGCCTACTCTGAGCTTCGCGTGAAATTGGTGACGATGAAGACCTCAGGAGACCTGAACCTTCGCCCCTTCGATCAGTTGGTGCAAAGAGAAGACGGCCTCGGAACAAACCGCTTCGGTGTCAAGGGACTCTTCGTGAAGGAACTGGAACAGGCTCTATTGGACGAGAAAATCGATGTGGCGGTCCATAGCCTGAAGGATATGCCTATGGAACAGGACGAGCGTCTCCCGATCTGCGCCTTTTTCGAGAGAGGTGATCCGCGGGACGCGCTGGTGTCGCCTTTGGAGCGCAAGATAAACGAAAACGGAGACATCGGCTGTTCTGCCGCGCGTCGTCGCGTGCAGCTGGCGAGACTGATGCCCGGCCGCGTGCGCCCGATCCGCGGCAATATCCTGACGCGCTTGAAAAAACTGGACAAAGGAGAATACGCTTTTCTCGTTTTAGCCGCGGTGGGATTATGGCGTCTTGGGTTGGAGTCGCGTATCTCCAGAATCTTCGCTCCAGAAGACATGATCCCGGCAGCGGGGCAGGGATGCCTGGCTTGTCAAGGACGCCAGGAAGATTGCGAGTTTATCGAGGCCATAAACGACCCCAACACCGAGAGCTGCGCCAGGGCCGAGCGCGCCTTTGTCGCGAGCCTGGGGGGAGGGTGTGCTCTGCCCGTGGCGGCCTACGCGCGGGTGAGCGGAACGGAGATGAATCTCATGGGGCTTTACGTGAACGAAAACCAGGATCTCTACCGTGTGGGCTCCCTCTCTGGAGATCGAAAGGACGCGGTGAAGTTGGGCGAAACGTTGGCGTCTCGTTTGCAAAAGGGTGAATTTTTTGGAAGGTAA
- a CDS encoding STAS domain-containing protein — MKTTQIATDGGCVFSLDGRLDTVTSPQVQPEINAAIDEYKNVTLDFSNVPYISSAGLRILLAGHKRATAVGSYLKLTHISSAIMEVFEMTGFADILNIESDKRQ, encoded by the coding sequence ATGAAGACGACACAAATCGCCACCGACGGTGGATGCGTTTTTTCACTTGACGGACGACTCGACACCGTCACGTCGCCGCAGGTCCAACCCGAAATTAACGCCGCGATTGACGAGTACAAAAATGTCACGCTGGATTTTTCTAATGTACCTTACATCTCCAGCGCGGGGCTACGGATACTGCTCGCGGGGCACAAACGCGCGACGGCCGTGGGGAGTTATCTGAAGCTCACCCATATATCGAGCGCGATTATGGAGGTGTTCGAGATGACGGGATTCGCGGATATACTCAATATTGAGAGCGATAAACGACAATGA
- a CDS encoding ABC transporter ATP-binding protein, whose amino-acid sequence MYVELKNIDKSFGGFRAAAGVSFSIEKGKLAGMLGPSGSGKTTILRMIAGLEHPDSGDIYIDGVRVNDIAASRRGVGFVFQNYALFRYMNVFDNIAFGLEVQKKDKKFINERVSGLIKLIGLEGMERRHPHQLSGGQKQRVAFARALAPNPHLLLLDEPFGAIDAKVRKELRIWLRETIVKVGITSIFVTHDQDEAIEVADEIIVTNSGRIEQKGSPSDIYKHPATPFAAKFIGQSSILENYAVLKGFEPTEGYDRALIRPEFIHVTKFGKQQYVNAAEEGILEGVFFRGGLLELRVKIKEMHFTTYRSPEEEELSPGERVSVVIYRLFLYDDTRVLLVKNSMLEDTNPVFI is encoded by the coding sequence ATGTACGTGGAACTGAAAAATATCGACAAAAGTTTCGGCGGTTTCCGCGCCGCCGCCGGTGTGTCCTTTTCCATCGAAAAAGGGAAGCTGGCAGGTATGTTGGGTCCTTCCGGCAGCGGTAAAACCACGATTCTGCGCATGATAGCCGGATTGGAACACCCCGACTCCGGTGACATCTATATCGATGGGGTTCGAGTCAACGACATCGCGGCATCCAGACGAGGGGTCGGGTTTGTTTTCCAGAACTACGCGCTGTTTCGCTACATGAACGTATTCGACAACATTGCTTTTGGACTGGAAGTCCAAAAAAAGGACAAAAAATTCATCAATGAACGCGTGAGCGGTTTGATTAAGCTGATCGGCCTGGAAGGAATGGAAAGGCGCCACCCCCATCAGCTCTCCGGCGGGCAAAAACAACGCGTGGCCTTTGCTCGTGCTTTAGCTCCGAATCCGCATCTGCTCCTCCTGGACGAACCGTTCGGCGCGATAGACGCCAAGGTCCGCAAAGAGCTGCGGATATGGCTGCGGGAAACCATAGTCAAAGTGGGCATCACGTCAATTTTCGTCACCCACGATCAGGACGAGGCAATCGAGGTGGCGGACGAGATTATCGTTACGAACAGCGGGCGTATCGAGCAAAAAGGCTCTCCCTCGGATATTTACAAGCACCCCGCTACGCCTTTTGCCGCGAAATTCATCGGTCAGTCGTCGATCCTGGAAAACTACGCCGTACTGAAGGGGTTCGAGCCCACAGAGGGATACGATAGGGCCCTCATACGGCCAGAGTTCATTCATGTCACGAAGTTCGGCAAACAACAGTACGTCAACGCCGCCGAGGAAGGAATCCTTGAAGGCGTGTTTTTCCGCGGAGGGCTTTTGGAGTTGCGGGTGAAGATCAAAGAAATGCATTTCACCACCTACCGTTCGCCGGAAGAAGAGGAATTATCACCCGGCGAGCGCGTCAGCGTAGTGATTTACCGGCTCTTTTTGTACGACGACACGCGGGTGCTCTTGGTCAAAAACAGTATGCTGGAAGACACGAACCCGGTCTTCATCTAA
- a CDS encoding sulfate ABC transporter substrate-binding protein, which produces MTFVAFASYAAEAANLKPVEITNVSYDPTREFYEDYNKAFQEYWKNKSGQDVTIVQSHGGSGKQARSVLEGNEADVVTLALEQDIVELEKGGLIEPGWIQELPRNSAPYTSTIVFLVRKGNPKNIHDWDDIVKPGVKIITPDPKTSGGAQWNFLAAWAFALNLYQGDEAQTTQFLKDLYGNVTVLDSGARGSTTTFVENGQGDVLLAWENEAFLSLKKYPNDFEIVTPSISILAQPSVAVVDEVAKKRSTQEVAKAYLEYLYSDTAQRLEAQHYYRPSNPDILKEFASVFDLQAKLVNINDDFGGWQAAKTRFFIDGAIFDQIYRK; this is translated from the coding sequence ATGACATTCGTCGCGTTCGCGTCTTACGCGGCCGAGGCCGCCAATTTAAAACCCGTGGAAATTACCAACGTGTCTTACGACCCCACGAGGGAGTTCTACGAGGACTATAACAAGGCATTTCAGGAATACTGGAAGAACAAAAGCGGACAGGACGTGACTATCGTTCAATCTCACGGCGGTTCGGGCAAACAGGCCCGGTCGGTGCTGGAGGGTAACGAGGCCGACGTGGTGACGCTGGCCCTGGAACAGGACATTGTGGAACTGGAGAAGGGCGGTTTGATCGAACCAGGATGGATACAGGAACTTCCGAGGAACAGCGCGCCCTATACCTCAACCATCGTCTTTCTGGTGAGAAAAGGGAACCCCAAAAACATTCACGATTGGGACGACATCGTGAAGCCGGGGGTTAAAATTATTACCCCGGATCCCAAAACATCGGGGGGCGCGCAGTGGAATTTCCTGGCAGCCTGGGCCTTCGCGCTCAATTTGTATCAGGGAGACGAGGCCCAAACTACGCAGTTTCTTAAAGACTTGTACGGCAACGTGACCGTGCTGGATTCCGGCGCACGGGGCTCCACCACGACCTTCGTGGAAAACGGACAGGGTGATGTGCTGCTGGCGTGGGAAAACGAGGCATTTCTGTCCCTTAAAAAATATCCGAACGACTTTGAAATCGTGACTCCCAGCATCAGCATTCTGGCTCAGCCTTCCGTGGCGGTCGTCGATGAGGTGGCGAAAAAGAGAAGCACCCAGGAAGTCGCGAAAGCGTACTTGGAGTACCTCTATTCCGACACGGCGCAGCGCCTGGAGGCCCAACACTACTACCGCCCTTCTAATCCGGATATCCTGAAGGAATTTGCCTCCGTTTTCGACTTGCAGGCGAAACTGGTCAACATCAACGACGATTTCGGAGGTTGGCAGGCGGCAAAGACAAGGTTCTTCATAGACGGAGCCATTTTTGACCAGATCTACAGAAAATAG